The genomic DNA taattatattttttccgGTGTGTATCTGAGCTCGTCTGTAGCTCACCTGGACCAGAACTCTCCTGCAAAGCTTGGCCTTAACAAGGGACTTGGCCACCCAGCGGGCTGCATACGCTCCAGAGCGGTCCACTTTCGAGCAGTCCTTCCCAGAGAACGCACCCCCCCCATGGCCACCCCAGCCACCATACGTGTCCACAATTATCTTCCGCCCTGTAAGTCCTGCATCGCCCTGGTCAGGGACCAAAAACAGAAACTGATGGAAGAGACTAACAATCTCTGCCTGTGAGCTACACCATGACTGGTAAGAGCCCGTTCTATTCTTCCGTGCTAATGAAATTGCCTTAATTTATTGAGCTTAAGGCACATTGAAAGTTTATACAATATTTGCCATAACTCATAAgcaacaaacagacacaactTTGCCACACCTGTGGACCCCCCAAGAGGAACTTCCCACTGGGCAGAAGGTGATAGATGGTTCTGTCATCCAGATACTTGGCTGGGATCACTGGTCGAATCACCTTCTCCATCAGGGCGCAGCGGATCTCCTGCAGACTGACGTCAATGCTGTGCTGGACTGATATGACCACCGTATGGACGCGCACTGGCTCCATGGCGCCCATATTGTCCCGGTATTCCACTGTCACCTGTTAACAGTAATCATTAACAGAGCACAAAAAGTTCAATCATTTTAGAACCACTGATTTTACTTCTTACGTGAAATCGGAATGAAAAGCTGAATGAACAAAACTACCTAACCTGTGTGTATAAAGAActgcaaattaaatattaagagAACGCAATTTAGTTCTGTTTACTGACAATGTGCTATTAACGAACATGAACATTAAACCATCTGCCAGTGAATTTTCACCTTGTTGCATCACACTCCATGAGCAGTGACCACTCACTCTTCTGTAAACACAGGAAATATCAGAATATGGTCTGAAGTTTctagatatttttttaaacacttgtGCAGAGAAGAATGTGCATAATGTCCATGTGCATAAAATGACCTGTGTTTTTGAGTCTGGTCTTATCCAGGGGCATACCCCATTGCAATACAGCTCCTTCATCTTTGCATTGAGCTTATGAGAAAGGAGAATGGTTAATGGTATGCACTCCTCTGTTTCATCAGTGGCATAGCCAAACATCAGACCCTGTGAGAAAACAGAAGAAGATTTCTTCAGCCAAGGTCAGACTAAATATACAAcacaacatttcacattttaatttgtttacctCAAGATTCTGTTAGTAAATGTTAGATC from Conger conger chromosome 12, fConCon1.1, whole genome shotgun sequence includes the following:
- the mat2al gene encoding methionine adenosyltransferase II, alpha-like isoform X2; its protein translation is MCDQISDAVLDAHLAQDPDSKVACECVAKTGMILLCGEISSKADVDIPTVVRNTVKSIGYDDSSKGFDYKTCNVLLALEPQCPEITDCVFEGRSEEDIGAGDQGLMFGYATDETEECIPLTILLSHKLNAKMKELYCNGVCPWIRPDSKTQVTVEYRDNMGAMEPVRVHTVVISVQHSIDVSLQEIRCALMEKVIRPVIPAKYLDDRTIYHLLPSGKFLLGGPQGDAGLTGRKIIVDTYGGWGGHGGGAFSGKDCSKVDRSGAYAARWVAKSLVKAKLCRRVLVQISYAISVSHPLSISVFHYGTSAKDEDELLQIVQNNFDLRPGAILRELDLKKPIYQKTACYGHFGREEFPWEKPKPLKF